From the genome of Prochlorococcus marinus XMU1419, one region includes:
- a CDS encoding valine--tRNA ligase — MTKMNDQLSLENYSPFEVEKKWQEKWASLNAFSPDPEDDGEPFCIVIPPPNVTGSLHMGHAFNTALIDVVVRFQRLLGKNVLCLPGTDHASIAVQTILEKQLKSEGKTSEDIGRVEFLKRAWNWKEQSGGRIVSQLKRIGYSVDWTRERFTLDQKLNEAVIEAFNILYKKNLIYRGEYLVNWCPESQSAVSDLEVEMQEVNGHLWHFKYPLISESGEQLDKYLEVATTRPETLLGDTAVAVNPDDDRYKEFIGVKLKVPFVDREIPIIADSHVDKDFGTGCVKVTPAHDPNDFAIGKRHNLKQINVMNKDGTLNINAGKFQNLDRYEARKKIIKELDNLGLLTKIEDYKHTVPFSDRGKVPVEPLLSTQWFLKMDDISQGCLNEMDSKKPSFIPPRWEKVYKDWLENINDWCISRQLWWGHQIPAWYVLDDSQDSIEQNTPYIVARNEKDALSEANKKFGANIKLVRDKDVLDTWFSSGLWPFSTLGWPNTNNPDFKKWYPNSVLVTGFDIIFFWVARMTMMGNTFTNNIPFKDVYIHGLVRDENNKKMSKSSGNGIDPILLIDKYGSDALRFALIREVAGAGQDIRLDFDRKKDTSSTVEASRNFANKLWNATKFVLINKTSHSNLLNKNDEISLELCDKWILSKLNQVNIKVSALLKEYKLGESAKLLYEFAWNDFCDWYVEFAKQRFNNKETKNRQISEKVLIKVLNDILVMIHPFMPHITEELWHALQLKPDKELLSLQKWPTQENKFVDNKLDNSFQQLFEIIRLIRNLRAELGLKPSEKVPVYLISDNDELINFLKNLVDDIQTLTKSSEVFIFKTNAVDKKEFAKSFSGIISDLEVYLPFQDFVNIDALKERLNKDLKKVTIELETLNKRLSNKNFVDKAPKDIVEECRFKLNEGSAQMERITKKLELLS, encoded by the coding sequence ATGACAAAGATGAATGATCAATTATCCTTAGAGAATTATTCACCTTTTGAAGTAGAGAAAAAGTGGCAAGAGAAATGGGCAAGTTTAAATGCCTTTAGTCCTGACCCTGAGGATGATGGAGAGCCTTTTTGTATAGTTATTCCGCCACCAAATGTAACTGGATCTTTGCATATGGGACATGCATTTAATACAGCTTTGATTGATGTTGTAGTACGTTTTCAAAGACTTTTAGGGAAGAATGTTTTATGTTTACCAGGAACAGATCATGCTTCAATAGCTGTTCAAACTATTCTCGAAAAACAATTAAAAAGTGAAGGCAAAACAAGTGAGGATATTGGAAGAGTTGAATTTCTGAAAAGAGCATGGAACTGGAAAGAACAAAGTGGTGGCAGAATAGTTTCTCAATTAAAGAGGATAGGATATTCAGTTGACTGGACTAGAGAAAGATTTACTCTGGATCAAAAATTAAACGAGGCGGTTATTGAGGCTTTTAATATTCTTTATAAAAAGAATTTAATTTATAGAGGTGAATATTTAGTTAATTGGTGTCCTGAATCTCAATCTGCCGTAAGTGATCTGGAAGTTGAAATGCAAGAAGTAAATGGTCATTTATGGCATTTTAAATACCCTTTAATATCTGAAAGTGGTGAACAGTTAGATAAGTATTTAGAAGTTGCGACAACAAGACCAGAAACTCTTTTGGGTGATACTGCTGTTGCAGTTAATCCTGATGATGATAGATATAAAGAATTCATTGGTGTCAAATTAAAAGTCCCTTTCGTTGATAGAGAAATACCTATTATCGCTGATTCACATGTTGATAAAGATTTTGGTACTGGATGTGTCAAGGTTACTCCAGCCCACGATCCAAATGATTTTGCAATTGGAAAAAGGCATAATTTAAAACAGATTAATGTAATGAACAAAGATGGAACTTTAAATATTAATGCAGGCAAATTTCAAAATTTAGATAGATATGAGGCTAGAAAGAAAATTATCAAAGAATTGGATAACTTAGGCCTTTTGACAAAGATAGAGGATTATAAACATACTGTTCCTTTTTCTGATAGAGGTAAGGTGCCAGTTGAACCTTTATTGTCAACACAATGGTTTTTGAAAATGGATGATATATCCCAAGGATGTCTTAATGAAATGGATTCTAAAAAACCATCTTTTATTCCTCCACGCTGGGAGAAAGTTTATAAGGATTGGTTAGAGAATATTAATGATTGGTGTATAAGCAGGCAATTATGGTGGGGCCACCAAATACCAGCATGGTACGTTTTAGATGACTCTCAAGATTCAATAGAACAAAATACTCCATATATTGTTGCAAGAAATGAAAAGGATGCCTTAAGCGAAGCTAATAAAAAATTTGGAGCAAATATTAAATTGGTTAGAGATAAAGATGTTTTAGATACTTGGTTTTCAAGTGGTTTATGGCCTTTCTCAACTCTTGGTTGGCCAAATACAAATAATCCGGATTTTAAAAAATGGTATCCAAATAGTGTTCTTGTTACTGGTTTCGATATTATTTTCTTCTGGGTGGCGAGAATGACAATGATGGGAAATACTTTCACAAATAATATTCCTTTTAAGGATGTGTATATTCATGGTCTTGTTCGAGATGAAAATAATAAAAAAATGAGTAAAAGTTCAGGTAATGGTATTGATCCAATACTTTTAATAGATAAATATGGTTCTGATGCCTTGCGATTTGCTTTAATTCGAGAAGTTGCAGGCGCTGGACAAGATATCCGGCTTGATTTTGATAGGAAAAAAGACACATCTTCAACTGTTGAAGCTTCAAGAAATTTTGCGAATAAATTATGGAATGCAACTAAATTTGTCTTAATTAATAAGACTTCTCATAGCAATTTACTTAATAAGAATGATGAAATTTCTTTAGAATTATGTGATAAGTGGATTTTATCTAAATTGAATCAGGTAAATATAAAGGTCTCTGCTTTGTTGAAAGAATATAAATTGGGAGAATCTGCGAAATTACTATATGAATTTGCATGGAATGATTTTTGTGACTGGTATGTAGAGTTTGCTAAACAAAGGTTTAATAATAAAGAGACTAAAAATAGACAAATATCCGAGAAGGTTTTAATAAAAGTGCTCAATGATATTTTGGTGATGATTCATCCTTTTATGCCGCACATTACTGAAGAACTTTGGCATGCTCTGCAACTTAAACCAGATAAAGAATTATTATCTCTTCAAAAATGGCCAACCCAAGAAAATAAATTTGTTGATAATAAGCTTGATAATTCCTTTCAGCAACTCTTTGAAATTATTAGATTGATTAGAAATTTGAGAGCTGAATTAGGACTCAAGCCATCAGAAAAAGTTCCTGTTTACTTAATTTCAGATAATGATGAATTGATTAATTTTTTAAAAAATTTAGTTGATGATATTCAAACCTTAACCAAATCTTCTGAAGTATTTATTTTTAAAACTAATGCTGTTGATAAAAAAGAGTTTGCTAAATCTTTTTCTGGGATAATAAGTGATTTAGAGGTTTACTTACCTTTTCAGGATTTTGTAAATATAGATGCATTAAAGGAAAGGTTAAACAAGGATTT
- a CDS encoding AIR synthase has protein sequence MTEIGNLSISQRAASELSRQASFGGSPGEMSIDLVEDKNCSEGWMHIKLRPGTCNGSPISRTEGVTLYADVKKFNLLKDLKLDYYGDLSGGGFLISTPKNAKRCSCGSGFKLL, from the coding sequence ATGACTGAGATCGGCAATCTTTCAATCAGTCAAAGAGCTGCTTCAGAACTATCTAGGCAAGCTTCTTTCGGAGGTTCTCCTGGAGAAATGTCAATTGATTTGGTTGAGGATAAAAATTGTTCCGAAGGATGGATGCATATTAAACTAAGGCCAGGAACATGTAATGGATCCCCTATCTCAAGAACAGAAGGTGTCACTTTATATGCGGATGTAAAAAAGTTTAATTTACTTAAAGATTTAAAATTAGATTATTACGGTGATTTAAGCGGTGGTGGATTTCTTATTTCAACACCAAAAAATGCAAAACGTTGTTCCTGCGGTTCTGGTTTCAAACTTTTGTAG
- the mazG gene encoding nucleoside triphosphate pyrophosphohydrolase — translation MSLNDRYNLQKNSDLEIIKNFQILISYIKSLKDKTWGCPWQKIQSHKSLIPFLHEESSELIDAIYEKNADNICEELGDLLLQVMLHAEIGYEKKEFELNDVIKNLNKKIVNRHPYIFKKKEKVSLEKSQQIWGNIKNSGKEAPHMKSSISKNLNLKIKNLPPTVGTEKITNVVKEYGFKWESTDQIFKKLEEEINELKEAIKSNNDSSIKNEFGDIYFTLLNISNFLKINPESALQKTNKKFLDRFSIIEHHAGDNIKKQTPKDFQRLWQLAKQKIKRKNS, via the coding sequence ATGTCCTTAAACGATAGATATAACTTGCAAAAAAATTCCGATTTAGAGATTATTAAAAACTTTCAAATTTTAATATCTTATATCAAATCATTAAAAGATAAAACTTGGGGATGCCCTTGGCAGAAAATACAGTCTCATAAATCGTTGATCCCATTTTTACATGAAGAAAGTAGTGAATTGATAGATGCGATATATGAAAAAAATGCGGATAACATATGTGAAGAGTTAGGAGATCTTTTATTACAAGTAATGCTTCATGCTGAAATCGGTTATGAAAAAAAAGAATTTGAACTAAATGATGTTATAAAAAATCTAAACAAGAAAATTGTTAATAGACATCCATATATTTTCAAAAAAAAAGAAAAAGTATCTCTAGAAAAATCGCAACAGATTTGGGGAAATATTAAAAATTCAGGAAAAGAAGCACCTCATATGAAATCATCAATTAGTAAAAATTTAAATTTGAAAATCAAAAATTTACCGCCAACGGTTGGAACAGAGAAAATCACAAATGTTGTTAAAGAATATGGTTTTAAATGGGAGAGTACCGATCAGATTTTTAAAAAGTTAGAAGAAGAGATTAATGAATTAAAGGAAGCAATAAAAAGTAATAATGATTCAAGCATAAAAAATGAATTTGGAGATATTTACTTTACGCTTCTGAATATTTCAAACTTTTTAAAAATAAATCCGGAATCAGCTCTTCAAAAAACTAATAAAAAATTTTTAGACAGATTTTCAATCATTGAACATCATGCAGGAGATAATATTAAAAAACAAACTCCTAAAGACTTTCAACGACTTTGGCAACTAGCCAAGCAAAAAATTAAAAGAAAAAATTCTTAG
- the speE gene encoding polyamine aminopropyltransferase yields MTNTSKWIDEYHKGSRFGLNGEILIKQKSKYQEIIVIENEYYGKALMLDGCWMTSLKDEKYYHECLVHPALSRIDEKSNVLIIGGGDGGTARECLKYSQISQIDLVEIDEEVIKISKKFLNEIGGEAWNDKRLKIHIDDGVQWVKKTRDNFYDFIFIDCSDPSEFSNLLFSDSFYRECKRILTKDGILATQSESPESFKNIHISILKTLKKIFTVSETMYSFVPIYPSGIWSWTFASERVLDLSKQNYDEALRIEKGCEIWNLNFQNAAFKMMPNKIVKELNS; encoded by the coding sequence ATGACTAATACTTCAAAATGGATAGATGAATATCATAAAGGATCAAGATTCGGACTAAATGGAGAAATTTTAATTAAACAAAAATCAAAATATCAAGAAATTATTGTCATTGAAAATGAATATTATGGCAAAGCTTTAATGCTAGATGGTTGTTGGATGACATCATTAAAAGACGAAAAATATTATCATGAATGCCTTGTGCATCCAGCATTAAGTAGGATTGATGAAAAATCTAATGTACTAATTATTGGTGGAGGAGACGGGGGTACAGCAAGAGAATGCCTTAAATACTCTCAAATATCACAAATTGATCTGGTAGAGATTGATGAGGAAGTAATCAAAATATCTAAAAAATTTTTAAACGAAATTGGAGGCGAAGCATGGAATGACAAAAGATTAAAAATTCATATTGATGATGGTGTTCAATGGGTAAAAAAAACAAGAGATAATTTTTACGACTTTATATTTATAGATTGCTCAGATCCCTCAGAATTTTCAAATTTATTATTTTCAGATTCGTTTTATAGAGAATGCAAAAGAATTCTTACAAAAGATGGTATCTTAGCAACGCAAAGCGAATCACCTGAATCCTTCAAAAATATTCACATAAGTATTTTGAAAACCCTGAAAAAAATATTTACTGTCTCTGAAACTATGTATTCTTTTGTTCCTATATATCCAAGCGGTATTTGGAGTTGGACATTCGCTTCTGAAAGAGTTTTAGATTTATCAAAGCAAAATTACGATGAAGCCCTCAGAATAGAAAAAGGATGTGAAATTTGGAATTTAAATTTTCAAAATGCAGCATTCAAAATGATGCCAAATAAAATTGTAAAAGAACTCAATTCATAG
- the speB gene encoding agmatinase yields the protein MIKNLFDNENAIFMGAKRSPDDCAIGIFGVNYDGTCSFKPGARFGPEAIRQVSSCLETYCPKLNKDLEEIMYVDFGSILIDKNDSKSVIESVKSATNYLINKRLSPIMLGGEHSITRGAIEALVKKYPDLILIQLDAHADLRESYIGNKHSHACAMKRCLEVLPRKKILQVGIRSGTKEEFQIMHNNNQLVNFCPGGNAQELKQALLPYSKSPIYLTIDLDWFDPSLLSGTGTPEPGGFFWKDFEEILITLKDFRIVASDIVELSPEIDKSGVSSIVAAKILRSLILSLENMQ from the coding sequence ATGATAAAAAATTTATTTGACAACGAAAATGCGATTTTTATGGGAGCAAAAAGAAGCCCTGATGATTGCGCAATTGGTATATTTGGAGTCAATTATGATGGGACATGTTCTTTCAAACCAGGAGCTAGATTTGGGCCAGAAGCAATAAGACAAGTAAGTTCTTGTTTAGAAACATATTGTCCTAAATTAAACAAAGACTTAGAAGAAATTATGTATGTTGATTTTGGGTCAATACTAATTGATAAAAACGACTCAAAGTCCGTTATTGAATCGGTTAAATCAGCAACAAATTATTTAATTAATAAACGCCTTAGTCCTATTATGCTTGGGGGCGAACACTCTATTACCAGAGGGGCTATTGAGGCATTAGTAAAAAAATATCCAGATTTGATATTGATTCAACTTGATGCTCATGCAGATTTAAGAGAATCATATATAGGCAATAAACATAGTCATGCTTGTGCCATGAAAAGATGCTTAGAAGTGCTACCTAGAAAGAAAATTTTGCAAGTAGGAATAAGAAGTGGGACTAAAGAAGAATTTCAAATCATGCATAACAACAATCAGTTAGTTAACTTTTGTCCTGGGGGAAATGCACAAGAGTTAAAACAAGCCCTTCTACCATACTCTAAATCTCCAATCTATTTAACAATAGATTTAGATTGGTTTGATCCCAGTTTATTATCAGGGACAGGAACTCCAGAACCGGGAGGATTTTTTTGGAAAGATTTTGAAGAAATCCTGATAACTTTAAAAGACTTTAGAATTGTGGCTTCAGATATTGTTGAATTATCTCCAGAAATTGATAAAAGCGGCGTAAGTAGCATAGTTGCAGCAAAAATACTTAGAAGCTTAATTTTGTCATTAGAAAATATGCAATAA
- the gcvT gene encoding glycine cleavage system aminomethyltransferase GcvT, which translates to MDLLKSPLYSKYIQSSAKLVDFAGWEMPISFSGLIKEHESVRSSAGLFDISHMGVISIRGINPKDYIQKFFPTNLYSFSEGQGLYTVMLNNEGGIIDDLIIYDIGIQENDISELLLIVNASRYEVDFQWIKSNLNQYEISITNFKKDKVLLALQGKNSFDLFEEWIESSISNIPNFGCEYKIFEHISPKEKIFVSKTGYTGENGLEILLSKKAAINLWDFTISKNVAPCGLGARDTLRLEAGMHLYGQDIDEKTSPYEAGLGWLVHLENNHEFFGRKFLEEQSRLGIQKKLVGLSIEGKAIGRKGCAVFKGEENIGIITSGSWSPTKQKAIAFAYINASHALVNNEVQILIRGKKFKGVITKRTFYKKNY; encoded by the coding sequence ATGGATTTGCTTAAAAGTCCTCTGTATTCAAAATATATTCAATCCAGTGCAAAATTAGTGGATTTTGCAGGTTGGGAAATGCCCATATCATTTTCAGGATTAATCAAAGAGCATGAATCAGTTAGATCTTCAGCAGGATTGTTTGATATTTCTCACATGGGAGTAATCTCTATTAGAGGAATCAATCCAAAGGATTATATTCAAAAATTTTTTCCTACTAATTTATACTCCTTTTCTGAAGGCCAGGGACTTTATACAGTAATGCTCAATAATGAAGGGGGAATTATAGATGACTTAATAATTTATGACATTGGAATACAAGAAAATGACATATCAGAATTATTGTTAATAGTTAATGCAAGTAGATATGAAGTAGATTTTCAGTGGATAAAAAGTAATTTAAATCAATATGAAATTTCAATAACAAATTTTAAAAAAGACAAAGTACTTTTAGCACTACAAGGGAAAAACTCATTCGATTTATTTGAAGAATGGATTGAATCTTCTATCTCAAATATCCCTAACTTTGGATGTGAATATAAAATTTTTGAACATATTTCTCCTAAAGAAAAAATTTTCGTTTCCAAGACAGGATATACAGGGGAAAATGGTCTAGAAATACTTTTATCTAAAAAAGCAGCAATTAATTTATGGGATTTCACAATTTCCAAAAATGTTGCGCCTTGTGGCTTAGGAGCTAGAGATACTCTTAGACTTGAAGCAGGCATGCATCTTTATGGTCAAGACATAGATGAAAAAACTTCTCCATATGAAGCAGGATTAGGCTGGCTTGTACATCTAGAAAATAATCACGAATTCTTTGGAAGAAAATTTCTTGAAGAGCAGTCAAGATTAGGCATTCAAAAAAAGTTAGTTGGTCTCTCTATAGAAGGTAAAGCAATAGGAAGAAAAGGTTGCGCAGTATTTAAAGGTGAAGAAAATATTGGAATTATAACTAGCGGCAGTTGGTCTCCAACTAAACAAAAAGCTATAGCTTTTGCATACATCAATGCTTCGCATGCCTTAGTAAATAATGAAGTTCAAATATTAATAAGAGGTAAAAAATTTAAAGGGGTTATAACAAAAAGAACGTTTTATAAAAAGAATTATTAA
- the aspS gene encoding aspartate--tRNA ligase, whose protein sequence is MRNKICEELNNTDIGKLVNLCGWVDRRRDHGGVIFIDLRDHSGFLQITINPDDGANLFKQAETLRNETVIMVSGIINKRPKDSINKNLSTGELELKVKELQILNQIKKNLPFPVSIHDYENTKEELRLKYRYLDLRRGKLLENLKTRHKIIKVAREFLDNFGFTEVETPLLTKSTPEGARDFLVPARLSNGEFFALPQSPQLFKQLLMVGGLDKYYQIAKCFRDEDLRADRQPEFTQLDIEMSFINEEEIISFNESLIKKIWKEVLNIDFDNAFPRMSWQAAIDNYGTDRPDTRYKMLLKDLGEVLGDIGFNIFTKAIKSGGSIKSITVKGGNLSISNVRIKPGGDIFQVAQDAGAGGLAFIRVKGDELETIGAIKNNLNEEHIADILRITEAQDGDLILLGAGDKQIVNQSLDRVRQYIAKDLNLIDKSKWNFLWVTDFPMFERNEEENRYVALHHPFCSPKNIKSKDPENLQKEIEDSIANAYDLVLNGLELGGGSLRIHEANLQREVLKTVGLTAKDIDEKFGFLIEALEMGAPPHGGIAFGLDRITMLIIGADSIRETIAFPKNQQAKCLLTNAPSNVSESQLKELEIEITIDE, encoded by the coding sequence ATGAGAAACAAAATTTGCGAAGAACTCAATAATACAGATATTGGTAAATTAGTTAATCTATGCGGATGGGTAGATAGAAGAAGAGATCATGGTGGTGTAATTTTTATTGATTTAAGAGACCATAGTGGATTCCTACAAATAACAATTAACCCCGATGATGGAGCAAATCTATTTAAACAGGCAGAAACTCTAAGAAATGAGACGGTAATAATGGTTAGCGGAATTATTAATAAAAGGCCTAAAGACTCAATCAATAAAAATTTAAGTACTGGAGAGTTAGAGCTTAAGGTTAAAGAGTTGCAAATTCTCAACCAAATTAAAAAAAACTTACCTTTTCCAGTGTCTATACATGATTATGAAAATACAAAAGAGGAACTGAGATTAAAATATAGATATCTTGATTTAAGAAGGGGCAAATTACTAGAAAATTTAAAAACAAGACACAAGATTATTAAAGTTGCAAGAGAATTTCTTGATAATTTTGGATTTACAGAAGTAGAGACTCCATTACTTACAAAATCAACTCCAGAAGGCGCTCGCGATTTTCTTGTTCCTGCTCGTCTTTCGAATGGAGAATTTTTTGCTCTACCTCAATCCCCACAACTATTTAAACAACTTTTAATGGTGGGAGGCTTAGATAAGTATTATCAAATCGCAAAATGTTTCCGTGATGAAGACTTGAGGGCAGATAGACAGCCAGAGTTTACGCAATTAGACATTGAAATGAGCTTTATTAATGAAGAAGAAATAATCTCTTTTAATGAAAGTCTTATAAAAAAAATATGGAAAGAAGTATTAAATATTGATTTTGATAATGCTTTTCCAAGAATGTCATGGCAAGCAGCAATAGATAATTACGGCACTGATAGACCAGACACTAGATATAAAATGTTATTAAAAGATTTAGGAGAAGTATTAGGTGATATTGGCTTTAATATTTTCACCAAGGCAATTAAGTCAGGAGGTTCTATAAAATCCATAACAGTCAAAGGAGGTAATTTAAGTATTAGCAACGTAAGAATTAAACCCGGAGGTGATATCTTCCAAGTAGCTCAAGATGCAGGAGCTGGTGGTTTAGCCTTTATCAGGGTCAAAGGAGATGAGCTTGAGACTATTGGAGCAATTAAAAATAATCTAAATGAAGAGCATATAGCTGATATTTTAAGAATCACCGAAGCGCAAGATGGAGACTTAATCCTCTTGGGTGCTGGAGATAAACAAATTGTTAACCAGTCATTAGATAGAGTGAGACAATACATCGCAAAAGACTTAAATCTCATAGATAAAAGTAAATGGAATTTCTTATGGGTAACTGATTTCCCGATGTTTGAGAGAAATGAAGAGGAAAATAGATATGTTGCTTTACATCATCCTTTTTGTTCTCCGAAAAATATAAAATCTAAAGATCCTGAAAACTTGCAAAAAGAAATTGAGGACTCTATAGCAAATGCTTATGACTTAGTTCTTAATGGATTGGAATTAGGAGGTGGCTCTTTACGTATTCATGAAGCAAACTTGCAAAGAGAGGTTTTGAAAACAGTAGGACTTACTGCTAAAGATATTGATGAAAAATTTGGATTTTTAATAGAAGCCTTAGAAATGGGTGCTCCTCCTCATGGTGGAATAGCATTTGGATTAGATCGTATTACAATGCTGATCATAGGTGCAGATTCAATCAGAGAAACAATAGCTTTTCCAAAAAATCAACAAGCAAAATGTCTTCTTACAAATGCGCCTTCAAATGTCTCAGAATCACAATTAAAAGAATTAGAAATTGAAATAACAATTGATGAATAA